tttttaagttGAAGAAAGTAACTACAAAAGCGACGATAATTCCAAAGAGTTAAGCGAAATTTTCTCTggagttttatttcaaaataattgggactatctaaatttttttaattcaatctaaTAAATTCGCATCAAACTTTAAAGTACGTAACTCTTATAAATCATATGCTCTGAATATAGATAGcagtttaattatatttaaaaaagcatttaaatacaaattttgatttaataaacCGAATTGGAGAAATTAGAAAAAGCCTTTATCCATTGAGGATAATTATTAGAGATTCAAGAAGAAATGGAATTCGTCTATGCAAATAAAATTAAGCGCACACGTGACTCTGAAGGCGCGCATGGACTATTATGAAATCGAGCCAAGTCAAAGATACCATTTGCGTATCTCAGTTCACACTCGATCTGTTCCAGAAGATGCCCTCTTTGATCCATTTCACACTGAAAAGTCAAACTAGAAAATCATTAACCATTTTATTTGGTATTATTTGGTCAACCAACCACGCTGTTAGATTGCCACGTAAGAGACAGAGCCATCTGACGTGCCGTTTGTCTCCGAATGTTTGTTCCTCGAACCTAAGATGACGCCAACGAACGCCCATGGCCACTTCCATCAAACGTGTATAAATAACACGAACCTCCCCGGCTTCCAAATCTCTCTTTCCAGCCAGAGAaacacaaaaaaaggaaaataaaaataaaaatgggaaaCTGTTTACGACGTCAATCTGAGTCGCCGATGGTCTGGGCCGGGGATGATTGGGGTTCTCTCACGTCGAAGAACTCTTTTGAAGATGACGATGACGAAAATATTGCATGGAACGTGGAAAGGCATAGGCTGCTGGGTAAAACGGGAGCGTTTTCTTTGTCTTCCTCTTCTACCAATACCGGCAGCACTGGTACAAGAGAGGTGAAGATCAAGATTACAAAGAAGGAGCTGGAGGAGCTGATAGGAAGAGTGGACATGCAAGGGCTGTCTACGAAACAAATCCTGGCTCGTTTGATGGACGCTGCTGATAGATATGATGAGCATCAACGTTCGTGGAGGCCGGCCCTGCAAAGTATTCCAGAGGTCAATTAACCAGGCTGGCTAGCTGATGATCACCAAGGTTGGAACATGTCATTCTATGTAGGGATAG
This DNA window, taken from Alnus glutinosa chromosome 5, dhAlnGlut1.1, whole genome shotgun sequence, encodes the following:
- the LOC133868795 gene encoding uncharacterized protein LOC133868795 — its product is MGNCLRRQSESPMVWAGDDWGSLTSKNSFEDDDDENIAWNVERHRLLGKTGAFSLSSSSTNTGSTGTREVKIKITKKELEELIGRVDMQGLSTKQILARLMDAADRYDEHQRSWRPALQSIPEVN